A stretch of Bacillus pseudomycoides DNA encodes these proteins:
- a CDS encoding DUF3954 domain-containing protein, giving the protein MKVEIDTSSNKIYVVKDGRVIAVEPPASGYGEQVAVWLNGKVDRVDTKFTEKIK; this is encoded by the coding sequence ATGAAGGTAGAAATCGATACTTCTAGTAACAAGATTTATGTTGTAAAAGATGGTCGTGTAATTGCAGTAGAACCGCCAGCAAGTGGATACGGTGAACAAGTTGCTGTTTGGCTTAATGGAAAAGTAGATCGTGTGGATACTAAGTTTACTGAAAAGATAAAATGA
- a CDS encoding cell division protein SepF: MVKQLNIFDVEPDIIQFDVSKANVKRGTGKITYTDVRVLVPKKAKCTDELPRKIEPDDRYELFEDYAMGIWRFQRGRDKLFNWEAAEELCKAARDHKEVIPVRIYLGTAFKPNVVEYMK, from the coding sequence ATGGTGAAGCAGTTAAATATCTTCGATGTAGAGCCGGATATTATCCAATTTGATGTTAGTAAGGCCAATGTAAAAAGAGGAACTGGAAAAATTACATACACCGATGTTCGCGTATTGGTTCCTAAGAAAGCTAAATGTACAGATGAATTACCACGTAAAATTGAACCAGATGATCGGTATGAATTGTTTGAGGATTATGCAATGGGAATATGGCGGTTCCAGCGAGGACGGGACAAGTTATTTAACTGGGAAGCCGCGGAAGAGTTATGTAAGGCAGCAAGGGACCATAAAGAAGTTATTCCAGTGAGGATATATTTAGGTACTGCATTTAAACCTAATGTTGTTGAGTATATGAAGTGA
- a CDS encoding MFS transporter has translation MNLKFKFKLYTIFEPWKSEKEIVAENEKEARFKYYRTFTSQRGYFEMKFQEFMKFVKCESLGLADVTQLYGKERNFRRMCERRKITFAYLGMRVQILGRMGTIIGNRKTNLLVLFDGDTHAYNCDPRFEIAYFNKEGCIIKDTRKGVYAV, from the coding sequence ATGAATCTAAAATTCAAGTTCAAACTTTACACAATTTTTGAGCCTTGGAAAAGTGAGAAAGAAATTGTTGCAGAGAATGAAAAGGAGGCAAGATTCAAATATTATCGTACATTCACATCGCAACGCGGTTATTTCGAAATGAAATTCCAAGAATTTATGAAATTTGTGAAGTGTGAAAGTCTCGGATTAGCTGATGTCACTCAGCTTTATGGAAAAGAGAGAAACTTCCGTAGAATGTGCGAACGTCGAAAAATTACATTTGCTTATCTTGGAATGAGAGTCCAGATTTTAGGAAGAATGGGAACGATTATAGGAAATCGTAAAACAAATTTATTAGTTTTGTTTGATGGTGATACACATGCATATAATTGCGATCCACGATTTGAAATAGCTTATTTCAATAAAGAAGGATGCATTATCAAAGATACGAGAAAAGGCGTTTATGCAGTTTAA
- a CDS encoding AbrB/MazE/SpoVT family DNA-binding domain-containing protein produces MKNTGISRKVDELGRVVIPIELRRNLGIVEGMSLEFHVDGESIVLNKKEKACFVTGEVSDNNVELLDGRICLSRKGAHDLMDLIMMKGESKGWLGK; encoded by the coding sequence ATGAAAAACACAGGTATTTCTAGAAAAGTGGACGAGCTTGGTCGGGTTGTTATTCCAATTGAATTACGTAGAAATTTAGGAATTGTTGAAGGTATGTCATTAGAATTTCATGTTGATGGTGAAAGTATTGTTCTAAATAAAAAAGAAAAGGCTTGTTTTGTAACTGGTGAAGTTTCTGACAATAACGTTGAATTACTGGATGGAAGGATTTGTTTAAGTAGAAAAGGTGCTCATGATTTGATGGATCTTATTATGATGAAAGGTGAATCGAAGGGGTGGTTAGGTAAATGA